Proteins from one Desulfonema limicola genomic window:
- a CDS encoding response regulator — protein sequence MKKQKILIVDDEQDMRIFLSTLFETSGYKIIEAEDGQEGIKAAGDNIPDLITLDIMMPKEGGIFMYQQLKTNERLKHIPVIILSAIAKKTFNHYLKMLNIKLGGIVPQPEAYMEKPPEAEELLGIAQNLLNQA from the coding sequence ATGAAAAAGCAAAAGATATTAATTGTTGATGATGAGCAGGATATGAGAATATTTCTTTCCACATTGTTTGAAACCAGCGGATATAAGATAATAGAAGCAGAGGACGGGCAGGAAGGGATTAAGGCAGCAGGGGATAATATTCCCGACCTTATAACCCTGGATATTATGATGCCCAAAGAAGGCGGGATATTTATGTATCAGCAGCTTAAAACAAATGAAAGGCTTAAACATATCCCTGTTATCATTCTTTCAGCCATAGCAAAAAAAACCTTTAATCATTATTTAAAAATGCTCAATATAAAGCTTGGAGGCATTGTTCCCCAGCCCGAGGCTTATATGGAAAAACCGCCTGAAGCTGAGGAACTGCTGGGCATTGCTCAAAATCTTCTTAATCAGGCTTGA
- a CDS encoding toxin: MNYNWSSEKNELLKKERKISFDEIIHSIAEGGLIGIEPHYNKDKFDHQSVMFVNINDYVYLVPFVYNEEQDEVFLKTIIPSRKYTKKWLMRKI, translated from the coding sequence ATGAACTATAATTGGAGTTCAGAGAAGAATGAACTTTTGAAAAAGGAAAGAAAAATTTCTTTTGATGAAATAATTCATTCCATAGCAGAGGGAGGATTGATTGGTATTGAACCCCATTACAATAAGGATAAATTCGATCATCAGTCCGTTATGTTTGTAAATATAAATGATTATGTGTATCTTGTGCCATTTGTTTATAATGAGGAACAAGATGAAGTTTTCCTGAAAACTATTATTCCGAGCAGGAAATACACAAAAAAATGGTTAATGAGGAAAATATGA
- a CDS encoding NAD-dependent succinate-semialdehyde dehydrogenase yields MLSIKDSKLLKNQCYINGQWHDADSGATLAVINPADGSELGTVPNISPAQVKQAIDAANQAWGAWRAKTAGERAGILRKWYELIMENQEDLAVLMTAEQGKPLAEAKGEIAYGASFVEWFAEEGKRIYGDTIPAHQQGTRILVLKEPVGVCAAITPWNFPSAMITRKAAPALAAGCVMIVKPASQTPLSALALAELADRAGISPGVFSVITGSSPVIGKELTEDSRVRKLSFTGSTDTGKLLMQQCAGTVKKISLELGGNAPFIVFDDADIDAAVQGAIICKYRNSGQTCVCANRILVQDRVYDEFAGKFIKAVESLKVSSGFEQGAQQGPMIDIPAVEKAERLIDDALSKGAVLLTGGKRHHLGGTFFEPTVLGSVTPDMQIASQETFGPVGPLFRFKTEEQAIEMANNTDYGLAAYFYSRDMGRMWRVSEGLEYGMVGINTGIISTVAAPFGGIKQSGVGREGSRYGIEEYIEIKYLCISMIDK; encoded by the coding sequence ATGCTTTCCATAAAAGATTCAAAGCTTTTGAAAAACCAGTGTTATATTAACGGACAGTGGCATGATGCAGATTCAGGTGCAACCCTTGCGGTTATTAATCCTGCTGACGGCAGTGAACTGGGAACTGTTCCCAATATCAGCCCTGCACAGGTAAAACAGGCCATAGATGCTGCAAATCAGGCTTGGGGAGCATGGAGGGCAAAAACTGCGGGGGAAAGGGCAGGGATTTTGCGTAAATGGTATGAGCTTATTATGGAAAACCAGGAAGACCTTGCTGTTTTGATGACTGCAGAGCAGGGCAAGCCCCTTGCAGAAGCTAAGGGGGAGATTGCCTATGGAGCGTCTTTTGTGGAATGGTTTGCAGAAGAAGGCAAAAGGATTTACGGAGATACAATCCCGGCTCACCAGCAGGGAACCCGTATCCTGGTTTTAAAAGAACCTGTGGGTGTATGTGCTGCAATAACCCCGTGGAATTTTCCTTCTGCCATGATAACAAGAAAGGCCGCTCCTGCACTTGCAGCAGGATGTGTCATGATTGTAAAACCTGCCAGCCAGACACCTTTGTCTGCACTGGCACTTGCAGAGCTTGCTGACAGGGCAGGGATTTCTCCGGGTGTATTCAGTGTTATTACAGGAAGTTCTCCGGTTATTGGAAAGGAGCTTACAGAGGATTCACGGGTTCGCAAGCTCAGTTTTACAGGGTCAACAGACACTGGAAAACTGCTTATGCAGCAGTGCGCTGGAACTGTGAAAAAGATTTCCCTTGAGCTTGGGGGCAATGCTCCTTTTATTGTTTTTGATGATGCAGATATTGATGCAGCAGTTCAGGGAGCCATTATCTGCAAATACAGAAACAGCGGCCAGACCTGTGTTTGTGCCAACAGGATTTTAGTCCAGGACAGGGTTTATGATGAATTTGCAGGAAAATTTATAAAAGCTGTTGAATCCCTCAAGGTTTCCAGCGGATTTGAGCAGGGCGCACAACAGGGACCTATGATTGACATTCCGGCAGTGGAAAAGGCAGAGCGCCTGATTGACGATGCCCTGTCCAAAGGAGCAGTTCTTCTTACAGGCGGAAAACGCCATCATCTGGGCGGAACCTTTTTTGAACCCACTGTTCTTGGCAGTGTTACCCCTGATATGCAGATTGCATCACAGGAAACCTTTGGACCTGTTGGTCCCTTGTTCAGGTTTAAAACCGAAGAACAGGCCATTGAAATGGCAAACAATACTGATTACGGGCTGGCAGCCTATTTTTATTCACGGGACATGGGCAGAATGTGGAGGGTGTCAGAGGGCCTTGAATATGGAATGGTGGGCATTAATACAGGCATTATTTCAACAGTTGCAGCTCCTTTTGGGGGGATAAAGCAGTCAGGGGTTGGCCGGGAAGGTTCAAGATATGGAATTGAGGAATATATTGAGATAAAATACCTCTGTATCAGTATGATTGACAAATAA
- a CDS encoding Fic family protein codes for MIYNNPFNHMTPFFPSEQDGEIQELAVQVIQNSAKLSGNIHEISQKGIIKHLRIINSYYSNRIEGNFTHPIDIERAINNDYSKEPEKRELQVESKIHVDVQEIINEILGKDERDICSIDFITLIHKLFYERLPQDLRYVYEKEKNEKIEVIPGQLRQREVKVGNHIPPTHSSLNKFLNRFRDIYCINNLHGTKKIIGAASSHHRLLWIHPFLDGNGRIARLYTDTYMNSVIEGYGLWTISRGFARNRDSYMRNLESADLNRKGNFDGRGCLSQKGLNDFCIFFLETCLDQIEFMGSLFEFDDFIDRLEGYVFLRHKKMIPGKTPLKKEAFYLLKEAYLCGEFNRGEADRLTGLSKRTARNVLKQLIDDKLLQSNTPKGPVHFNIPVHAANYLFPDLFPSLPKQKLVIVKGH; via the coding sequence ATGATATATAATAATCCATTTAACCACATGACTCCTTTTTTTCCATCTGAGCAAGATGGAGAGATACAAGAGTTGGCTGTTCAAGTCATTCAGAATTCAGCAAAATTGAGCGGTAATATTCATGAAATATCTCAAAAAGGAATTATAAAACATCTTAGAATTATTAATAGTTATTATTCTAACAGAATTGAAGGAAATTTCACACATCCTATTGATATTGAAAGAGCCATTAATAATGACTATTCCAAAGAACCTGAAAAAAGGGAATTACAAGTAGAAAGTAAGATACATGTTGATGTTCAGGAAATTATTAATGAAATATTAGGAAAGGACGAGCGCGATATATGTTCAATAGATTTTATCACTCTTATTCATAAATTATTTTACGAACGCTTACCACAAGATTTGAGATATGTATATGAGAAAGAAAAAAATGAAAAAATAGAAGTTATTCCTGGACAATTAAGACAGCGTGAAGTTAAGGTAGGAAACCATATACCTCCGACACATAGTTCTCTTAACAAATTTTTAAATAGATTTAGGGATATATATTGCATAAACAATCTTCATGGGACAAAGAAAATAATAGGCGCTGCAAGTTCTCACCATCGATTACTATGGATACATCCATTTTTAGATGGAAATGGGCGCATAGCTAGACTTTATACCGATACATATATGAACTCTGTGATAGAAGGTTATGGCTTATGGACAATTAGCAGAGGGTTTGCCCGCAATCGAGATAGTTATATGAGAAATTTGGAAAGTGCTGATTTAAATAGAAAAGGAAATTTTGATGGTAGAGGGTGCCTTTCTCAAAAAGGATTAAATGATTTTTGCATTTTTTTTCTTGAAACATGCTTGGATCAAATTGAATTTATGGGAAGTCTGTTTGAATTTGATGATTTTATTGACAGATTAGAAGGATATGTTTTTTTAAGACATAAAAAAATGATTCCTGGAAAGACTCCTTTAAAAAAAGAAGCATTTTATCTATTAAAAGAAGCATATTTATGCGGAGAATTTAACAGAGGTGAAGCAGATAGGCTTACTGGATTATCAAAAAGAACTGCCCGAAATGTGCTTAAACAATTGATTGATGATAAATTACTCCAATCCAATACACCAAAAGGTCCTGTTCATTTTAATATTCCAGTACATGCTGCAAATTACTTATTTCCTGATTTATTCCCTTCGCTTCCTAAACAAAAATTGGTTATAGTTAAAGGTCATTGA
- a CDS encoding nucleotidyltransferase domain-containing protein: MAKESIIVSVRNYLKELSRIGVPVKHAILFGSYAKETNHKWSDIDLIVISDKYDKECSREDINLLWRTAARTDNRIEPIPVGSNRWKTDDESTIIEIARREGLIVNL; encoded by the coding sequence ATGGCTAAAGAATCAATTATAGTATCAGTTAGGAATTATTTAAAAGAGCTTTCACGCATTGGTGTACCGGTCAAACATGCTATCCTTTTTGGTTCCTATGCAAAAGAAACAAATCATAAATGGAGCGATATTGATTTAATCGTAATATCTGATAAATATGATAAAGAGTGTAGTCGTGAAGATATTAATTTATTATGGAGAACGGCTGCCCGGACTGATAATCGGATAGAACCGATTCCTGTCGGTTCAAATCGATGGAAGACTGACGATGAGAGTACAATTATTGAAATAGCCCGACGAGAAGGACTTATTGTTAATTTGTGA
- a CDS encoding HEPN domain-containing protein, producing MLHIALEKILEAFICLHSNDIAPRLHNLVRLSEFSGITFEQKHTDFLSEMNPFNIEGRYPELWGPIPSQKEAEYLLTQTEEMLNG from the coding sequence TTGCTTCACATTGCATTGGAAAAAATTTTAGAAGCCTTCATTTGCTTACATAGTAATGATATAGCTCCGAGACTTCATAATCTTGTAAGATTATCTGAGTTTTCAGGAATTACTTTTGAACAAAAGCACACTGATTTTTTATCTGAAATGAATCCTTTTAATATCGAAGGACGCTACCCTGAATTATGGGGACCAATTCCATCGCAGAAAGAAGCTGAATATCTTTTAACTCAAACCGAAGAGATGTTAAATGGCTAA